AATGAGTGAAAACGAGATCAAGGGCATTCTGGGCACCAAGCTCGGCATGACTCAGGTCTTCGACGAGGACAACCGCGTTGTGCCTGTCACCGTCGTTGAAGCTGGTCCATGTGTAGTCACCCAGATTCGCACCCCAGAAATTGATGGCTATAGCGCCATCCAGATCGCCTATGGCGAAATCGACCCTCGCAAGGCTAATAAGCCTGCAACCGGCCACTTCCAAAAAGCTGGCGTTACCCCCCGCCGCCACGTTGCAGAAATCCGCATGGATGATACTTCTGCATACGAGGTTGGTCAGGACGTGACTGCTGAGATTTTCGAAGGCATTACCTTCGTCGACGTCACCGGCACCTCCAAGGGTAAGGGCTTCGCTGGTGGTATGAAGCGCCACGGCTTTGCCGGCCAGGGTGCATCCCACGGTAACCAAGCCGCACACCGCCGCGTTGGTGGTATCGGTGCTTGTGCTACCCCAGGACGCATCTTCAAGGGCAAGCGCATGGCAGGCCGCATGGGTTCCGACCGCGTCACCACCCAGAATCTGAAGATTCAAAAGATTGACGCCGATGCCAACCTCATCCTTATCAAGGGTGCTATCCCAGGTAACCGTGGTGGCATTGTAACCGTTAAGACCGCAGTGAAGGGCGGTGCACACGCATGACCAATTTGACGTTGGACGTCCACACCGCTGAGGGTAAGGTTGACGGCTCCGTTGAACTGCCAGCAGAGATCTTCGATCGCGAAGTTTCTGTTGCGCTGCTTCACCAGGTTGTTAACGCTCAACTGGCTGCTAAGCGCCAGGGAACTCATTCCACTAAGACTCGCGGCGAAGTTCGTGGTGGTGGCCGCAAGCCATTCCGCCAGAAGGGTACCGGTCGCGCTCGTCAGGGCTCGATCCGCGCTCCTCACTTCACCGGTGGTGGTATCTCGCACGGCCCTAAGCCACGCGATTACTCCCAGCGCACCCCGAAGAAAATGATCAAGGCTGCTCTTTATGGTGCACTTTCGGATCGTGCTCGCCATGAGCGTATCCACGTTGTATCTGAGTTGGTTGCTGGTCAGACTCCTTCTACCAAGTCCGCACGTGCGTTCATTGAGCGCCTAACCGATCGTCGTAACGTTTTGTTCGTCGTCGGCCGTGAGGACATTACCGCTCAGAAGAGCGCTCGTAACCTGCCCGGTGTACAGATTCTGTTCTCCGATCAGCTGAACACTTACGACGTCTTAAAGTCTGACGACGTTGTGTTCTCCGTCGAGGCTCTCCACACCTTCATCGCTCGCGCTACTGGTGCAGCAAAGGAGGAGAACTAATGGCTAAGATCGCAAACCCACGCGACATCATCCTCGCCCCGGTCGTTTCCGAGAAGTCTTATGGCTTGATGGAAGAAAACACCTATGTGTTCTTCGTTGACCCATCTGCTAACAAGACCGAGATCAAGATTGCTGTTGAGCAGATCTTCGGTGTGCAGGTTGCTTCCGTGAACACCCTAAACCGTGACGGTAAGCGCAAGCGCTCCCGCACCGGTTTCGGTCGTCGCAAAGCAACCAAGCGCGCTTATGTGACACTTCGTGAGGGCAGCGACGCTATCGACATCTTCGGCGCAAACGCATAAGAAGGGTCGAGGTAAGGATTAATTATGGCTATTCGTAAGTACAAGCCGACAACCCCGGGTCGCCGCCAGAGCTCCGTTTCTATGTTCGAGGAGATTACTCGCTCGACCCCAGAGAAATCTCTGGTTCGCCCACTTCCAAAGAAGGGTGGCCGTAACGTTCACGGCCACATCACCGTTCGCCACAAGGGCGGTGGACACAAGCGCCAGTACCGTCTTATCGACTTCCGTCGCAATGA
This DNA window, taken from Corynebacterium kutscheri, encodes the following:
- the rplW gene encoding 50S ribosomal protein L23, with protein sequence MAKIANPRDIILAPVVSEKSYGLMEENTYVFFVDPSANKTEIKIAVEQIFGVQVASVNTLNRDGKRKRSRTGFGRRKATKRAYVTLREGSDAIDIFGANA
- the rplC gene encoding 50S ribosomal protein L3 translates to MSENEIKGILGTKLGMTQVFDEDNRVVPVTVVEAGPCVVTQIRTPEIDGYSAIQIAYGEIDPRKANKPATGHFQKAGVTPRRHVAEIRMDDTSAYEVGQDVTAEIFEGITFVDVTGTSKGKGFAGGMKRHGFAGQGASHGNQAAHRRVGGIGACATPGRIFKGKRMAGRMGSDRVTTQNLKIQKIDADANLILIKGAIPGNRGGIVTVKTAVKGGAHA
- the rplD gene encoding 50S ribosomal protein L4, with protein sequence MTNLTLDVHTAEGKVDGSVELPAEIFDREVSVALLHQVVNAQLAAKRQGTHSTKTRGEVRGGGRKPFRQKGTGRARQGSIRAPHFTGGGISHGPKPRDYSQRTPKKMIKAALYGALSDRARHERIHVVSELVAGQTPSTKSARAFIERLTDRRNVLFVVGREDITAQKSARNLPGVQILFSDQLNTYDVLKSDDVVFSVEALHTFIARATGAAKEEN